A genomic region of Colletotrichum destructivum chromosome 1, complete sequence contains the following coding sequences:
- a CDS encoding Putative cyclic-AMP phosphodiesterase, class-II, ribonuclease Z/Hydroxyacylglutathione hydrolase, with protein sequence MEDTNGESDDAHRPALQVIVLGAGGGPQEYNTTALLVRSVASGWTKGSIIAVDAGVHLSAITRILETSVPSGLGGDVPLPHTLTSGPFAGLELRSDTTSIYPSSIAAHITRSLIDTYLITHPHLDHISGFVVNTAGLTRPKRLAALPNTINAFKTHIFNNVIWPNLSDENNGAGIVTYTRLVEGGSPATGEGESKGYLEIADRLAVKAWSVSHGHCMEKHPHRGSASSTATPLRYPSVDAASVASPRILPHGVAPSTMPVPRAASVAPEPQASICVYESSAYFILDLATNLEILVFGDVEPDSLSLSPRNLGIWQEAAPKIAAGQLAAIFIECSYDDSHSIDRLFGHLKPCFVMEEMRTLAQEVESARHVAHLSRKRKRVADPDTIPRRRTGGVFSRLAGGDESPVSPKSVAKRQLSADIGHVPPLPPAATSVESPNLTTPTKELSLREAEGWSDNEDGHSRNPPLKGVKVVIIHVKDRLDGRDQGKVILQELEAYEEEAQLGCEFIISAPGQSLYL encoded by the exons ATGGAAGACACGAATGGGGAGTCGGACGATGCCCATCGTCCAGCCTTGCAGGTCATCGTCCTG ggtgccggcggcggtcccCAGGAATACAACACCACCGCCCTTCTCGTCCGCTCGGTCGCCTCGGGGTGGACAAAAGGCTCCATCATTGCAGTAGACGCCGGCGTTCACCTTTCCGCCATTACGCGTATCCTCGAGACCTCCGTGCCGTCGggccttggtggtgatgtACCGCTCCCCCACACGCTCACATCGGGGCCATTCGCTGGCCTCGAGCTCAGGTCAGACACGACGTCGATCTACCCATCGTCTATCGCTGCTCACATCACCCGCTCTCTCATCGACACCTATCTAATAACGCATCCTCACCTGGACCACATCTCGGGCTTCGTCGTCAACACGGCAGGCCTCACGCGACCCAAGAGGCTTGCTGCTCTTCCCAACACCATCAATGCTTTCAAAACTCACATTTTCAACAACGTCATCTGGCCCAATCTCTCAGATGAGAACAATGGTGCGGGCATCGTGACGTATActcgcctcgtcgagggcgggTCACCCGCCACTGGCGAGGGCGAATCCAAGGGCTATCTAGAGATCGCCGACCGtctcgccgtcaaggcgtGGTCGGTGTCTCACGGCCACTGCATGGAGAAACACCCTCACCGTGGCTCTGCCTCGTCCACTGCGACGCCTCTGCGTTACCCTTCTGTTGATGCCGCCTCGGTCGCGTCACCGCGCATACTGCCTCACGGTGTCGCGCCGAGCACAATGCCGGTCCCCCGGGCGGCATCCGTCGCACCTGAGCCGCAAGCAAGCATATGCGTCTACGAGTCGTCGGCCTACTTCATCCTCGATCTGGCCACGAACCTCGAGATATTGGTCtttggcgacgtcgagcccGATTCCTTGTCGCTCTCCCCCCGCAACCTGGGGATATGGCAGGAGGCTGCGCCCAAGATTGCGGCAGGGCAGCTTGCCGCCATCTTCATTGAATGCTCATACGACGACTCACACTCGATCGACCGTCTCTTCGGCCACCTAAAGCCATGCTTTGTGATGGAAGAGATGCGAACCCTAGCCCAAGAGGTGGAATCCGCACGACACGTCGCCCATCTCTCCCGGAAGCGCAAACGTGTAGCTGACCCTGACACGATCCCGCGGAGACGCACGGGGGGCGTCTTCTCACGTCTTGCGGGAGGCGACGAATCCCCTGTCAGCCCCAAGTCGGTAGCCAAGCGGCAGCTCTCGGCGGACATTGGCCACGTACCACCATTACCGCCGGCCGCGACTTCGGTAGAGAGCCCGAATCTCACGACGCCAACCAAGGAGCTGTCCCTGCGAGAGGCCGAGGGGTGGAGCGACAATGAGGACGGTCACTCTAGAAATCCGCCACTGAAGGGCGTCAAGGTGGTCATCATCCACGTCAAGGATCGGCTGGATGGGCGTGACCAAGGAAAAGTTATTTtgcaggagctcgaggcgtACGAGGAGGAAGCCCAGCTGGGCTGCGAATTCATCATTTCCGCGCCAGGGCAAAGCCTCTATCTGTAA